From the Vulpes lagopus strain Blue_001 chromosome 19, ASM1834538v1, whole genome shotgun sequence genome, the window GAGTGGGCGCGCCCAGCTTCCCGACCTCGGGCCGCCTCCTACTCCGCCCCCGCCTCGGTGGCGCAGCTGGAAGGCACCGAGATTAGACTCCGGGACGGACTTCCCCGCACGCGGGGGCTCCGCGCAGGGCCGTGGGGCCGGGGCCCACCCGCTGGGATGGGAGCAGGGGGGCTCGGCCGGGGGCCCCCGCGGCCCGCGGCGGAGCAGGCTGCGCAGGGGCCGCGCGCACCACGCGTGTCCGCGCCCCCCGCCGGCGCGCAGGGCGGCCTGGCCCTTTAAGCGTCCAGACGGCGGCCCCAGCTGACGCGCGGGCTCCAAtcggcgccccgcgccccccgcccgccgcgcccgagGCTCTGGGGCCGCAGCTGCTCGGCGGCTGGACTCGCCGCGGCCCTGCGCCTCCGCCCGCCCGGCCGCGCCCCCGGGGGCCATGGTCGCGGGGCCCTGCGCGGGGGCGGCCCCCAGCGCGGCGCTTCATGgagcggccccggcccggccgccgggGGCAGCGCGATCCCGCGGGGCCCTGTGAGCCCCCAGCGCCACGGCACCATGGTACGCAAGGCCCTGCCTGTCCCGCCGCTTATCCGCCCACCTGCCCGCTGTGCCCTCGGAGCGCGAGGCCCGCCGGCTCGGGGCGGAGGAGCGGGAGGCATCTCCTCCCTCGCGGGGTCTCCCGGCCCCTTCTCGCGGGTCCCCGCGGCCGGGAACGCGGCGCTGTGGCGCGGCCCTCGGCGGGGAGGGGGTTAaattcctggggtgggggccgggcgCGAGAGGCTGGAGTCTTGCTAGGCACCCGCGGAGGGGGGCGCCTCCCCGAGCCTGGGACGGCGCCGCCCTCGGACTGggtgatgggggggaggggggaggtcgGGTTCCCGCCTGGGCCTTGGGCCACGTGGGCGCCGGAGCCGCCCTGCCTGGGGATTTGGGGCGACGGGGCCAAGCGGGGTGTGTTGGGGCGGGACGTCCGCAGCTCCGGTCCAAactactgtgtgaccttgggccagtcctctgccctctctgggcctgtgtcCTGGGAAAGGAATGGGGCCATGAGCAGAAGAGGCTGGCACAGACACCCCCTCTCCAAGAGGAGGAGCCTGGAAGTCATGACCTGTGCCCCTTGCTCCCCCTTGCTCCGGTGGGCCCCACCCCCGGCTGCCCGGCAGTGAGGATTGGCGTGGGTGTTTGGGGGGTGGTGCAGATCGTGCCCAggtttcagcccagggcctccagggaggTATCTGGCAGTCTAGGGAGCCCGTGGCTTTGTGGCACTGAGACAGGGTGCCCCTGGGATGCAGAAGGCTCTGGCCCTGGTGAGCAATCTCAGCAGGTGTCCCTGGCACCTGACCTCCCACTCCCCCAAGCCCCACCCTGCAGTGTCTCTGGCAGGTACAGTTTGAGGGCTTGAGGCTCCCGGCAACAGGGTGCCTGACCACTGGCCTGATGGTGCATCTTAGACAGGCTGACCTGGCTTGGACTTGAGGGTGGGGTGTGTGGCTGCAGCTGGCCCGGCCCATAGGGCGGGATATGTGCACTTCCAGGACCTGGCACATCTggctgggcagggaggcaggcgCAGCTGGTGGGTTTTGCATGGGAGGTGCCAggtagggggagggggtggctgagCCCCGCTGGAGTATGGACTCTGGCAGCGCCCAAGTCACAGTCACACGGCTGTGCCCTGTCAAGGAAGTCCCACCAGGGTGCCTGAGAGTCTGAGAGTCTGAGGCCCCTCCAGGGGGCAGGGTGGTGCTGGCTTGGGGCTTACTGCCCTGGGAATGGAATCTTTGGGGGCACCAGTATCTTCCAGGCTAACCCCTATCCCTCCTTCCCTGCTGAGGCCAGAGGGACCAGATCTGCACACAGGAAGGTCAGGCACTCCCCTTTCTTTCCAAAGCCAGGTAGGCACTGGAGGGTACTGGGGCTCTGGGACCCAGGATGAGCTCCTCTCAAGGGCTTGGCTTTAAGAAGCCCTTATCTAAAGCCATTTCTGCCACTGTCTGGCCCCCCAGTGGCCCTTAGAGGCCCTGCCTGTCACAACCTAAGTTGCATCCTGAGCCCTCCCTGACCCGCAGGTGGCAGTAGCTCAGGGGAATAGGTTGCAGGTTGCTTGAGGTAGTGGTGGGGTCCCGGGGAGCCCAGCCGGTCCCCTGAGTCAGAGGTTCCCCAGAtgcctctttctgctttttaagtAACTGAAACCCAAGAAATCCATCCCTATGGCATGGTGTCTAGTCCAGTCCAGCAGGGAAAGGGTGGCCTTAGCAGAGCTGGAAGGCCAGGGGCTCTGCTTCTGCTCACAGAACCCattctgagcctcggtttccccatctgggCAATAGAGTTTGGTCCCAGAAGATGAATCAGAATGAGTcagaggagggagatgggagggaCTTGGCACCATATCCTTGTTAGATTGGCCAGGCCTGGACAGGCCAGCAGCCCTGAGACAGAGGGGAAGATGGGTGGCTTCTTGGCTGCGGGGAAGGCAGTGTGGGAGAACTCAAGGAAGATGGTGTCCATGGTCAGGAGGCTGGCCAGACTGTGAGCTGAGAGAGCATAGGGTGGGTAGTACGCAGGGGTGGAGGTGCAGGGCAGGGCTGATCCGAAAGCAGGTTGCCCCTGTGGCTCCTCCAGGTTCATTTAGAGGCCCAGGGCTGATTCTCCTTGAGGCAACTGAGAAGGTGAACATAGATAACACCCCCCAGCCCAGTCTGTGCCTACCCACTGCTCCCCCACCAATGGAAGGACTAGCACGGACAGTTGGGTTGGCTATGGATGGAAGGGACTGGGGTTTCATCCCATGGCTTGCAGGGAGGTGCTTGGGGGAGAGAGCTGATGGCATTTTGGCAGTGGGGCAAGGTATCTCTCAAATATAGGAGGCTCTGACCCAGCTAGACAGGGCCTGAGGATGGCCAGAGGCTGGGACCTGTGGGATTGGTCCAGGCGGGCAGGTGGTCGGTAGATATTAAGTGAACACCTGTGGCCCAGGCAGGGCAGTGGGCAGCCTGCCCCCCTGTGGGGTCCACCTTTTGGGAAAGCTGCTATGGAGAAGCCAGGCATGATTAAGCCAGCTCTATTTCTCGACAAATCACGGGTTCTGGATGTGGCTCAAGGGCCTGATAATCTGACCCACCAGACTTTGAGGGCCTCTCTGAGGCTCCAAAGGCCCCAGGTAGCGTGGCTTCCGAGATGGGGCCATCTCAGAGCCTGTGGGCCTGGACCATACCTGTCCTGGGGTCTGAGGGCCTTTGAGAGAAGAGGGTCTAGGGCAGGCTTTCGGGGCCTCCCGTCTCTAAGCATGGTAGATGGGAAACTCAGCTCTGTCCTTCTACCCCCACAGAACCCCTGTATGAGGGGGAATTGCCGGCAGCCAGGCCTGAGGCCGTGAGCAGCAGCCTGGCCCAGTAAGAAGGGGCAGGCTAGATCCCATCAGCCTCCTCCAGCAGGGCAGTGGGACCAAGGCCTGGGCCTAGATTTCTTCACAAGAATTTCTACCCCTGCAAAGCCTTGGGCCCAGGCCTTGAGGCCCCCACTGCTGGTGAGGTGAGGGGTTTCCTAGGTACTACCCCTAGGGGTGCAGTAGCAGCCAGAGGCCAAGCAGTAAGCTGGTGAGCCTTTCATGCTTGAGGGACCTGAGGTTGGGCAGGGTGGCTTCATTTGTATGTGCGAGTGAGTATGACGCAGAGAACCCGTGGAGCATAGGACGTGCTGAAGGAATGCTCGGGTCTGGGGGGACCGACCACCTCGCCCCAGTTTGCCTGGATTGGCCCTGGTTTTAGCACAGAAAGCCCCACATCCCAGGAAACCCGTAGGTCCCAGGCACTCCTGGATGTCGGTGACCCTAGTCcctgttccttcctctttcctttcttccccttccttgcGCAGGATGACCTCCTGTTTCACGGGGAAGAGCTGCAGGCCCAGGAAGGTTAGCCACTCACCCAGGAGCCGACGGTCGCGATTGGAGTCTGAGCTCTAAGGGGCGGCTGGCTCGGGCTGGAGTCCTGGTTCCCCTGCGTCCTTGCCGGAGCTTCGGCTCCTTTATAGAACGTGGAGCCAGGAGTGATGGGCAGGCTGCCTCCCGGAGGGTGGGGGCTGCCCAGGTCACTGGCCTTGACCTGACCTGTGCCCTCTGCCCCGCAGTTGCTGGTTGAGAAGACGACAGACTCACCGGCGGCCGAGTTCTCGCTGGTGGAGGACGTGGCGCTGCACTTCGCCTGCTTGATGGGCCGCCTGAACGAGCAGCGCCTCTTCCAGCCTGACCTCTGCGACGTGGACCTGGTGCTGGTGCCCCAGCGCAGCGTCTTCCCTGCACACAAGGGCGTGCTGGCCGCCTACAGCCAGTTCTTCCACTCGCTCTTCACCCAGAACAAGCAGCTGCAGCGCGTGGAGCTGTCCCTGGAGGCGCTGGCACCCGGCGGCCTACAGCAGATCCTCAACTTCATCTACACGTCCAAGCTGCTGGTCAACGCGGCCAACGTCCACGAGGTGCTCAGTGCCGCCTCGCTGCTGCAGATGGCTGACATCGCCGCGTCCTGCCAGGAGCTGCTGGACGCCCGCTCCCTAGGCCCCCCGGGCCCCAGCGCTGTGGCCTTGGCCCAGCCGGCCACCGGCTGCACCCCGGCCGCACCACCCTACTACTGCGACATCAAGCAGGAGGCGGACGCCCCAGGCCTGCCTAAGATCTATGCCCGGGAAGGCCCTGACCCCTACTCTGTACGTGTCGAGGACGGGGCAGGGACCGCGGGTGGCACAGTGCCTGCTGCCATCGGGCCGGCTCAGCCCTTCttcaaggaggagaaggagggcgGCGTGGAGGAGGCCGGCGGGCCGGCGGGCAGCCTGTGCaagctggagggtggggaggggctggaggaggagctaGGGGGCACTGGTACCTACAGCCACCGGGAGCAGTCCCAGATCATCGTGGAGGTGAACCTCAACAACCAGACTCTGCACGTGTCCACGGGGCCCGAGGGGAAGCCGGGCACCACCACGGGCCCCGCCACCATGGTGCTGGGCCGGGAAGACGGGCTGCAGAGACACtcggaggacgaggaggaggaagaagaggaggacgaggaggaagaggaggacgaggaggaggaggagggtggtggcagtggaggggaggaggaggaggaggaagaggaagaggagggtggcagtcagggagaggaggaagacgAGGAGGAGGAAGCACACAgcgagcaggaggaagaggaggaggaagaggaagggcacAGTGAGCAGGATCAAGAGAGCtcagaggaggaggatgaggacgAGGAGGGGGAGGCAGCGAGCAGAC encodes:
- the LOC121478889 gene encoding translation initiation factor IF-2-like, translated to MAPGGAAGRAEAQGRGESSRRAAAAPEPRARRAGGAGRRLEPARQLGPPSGRLKGQAALRAGGGRGHAWCARPLRSLLRRGPRGPPAEPPCSHPSGWAPAPRPCAEPPRAGKSVPESNLGAFQLRHRGGGGVGGGPRSGSWARPLPHGLRKGFHLLP
- the ZBTB47 gene encoding zinc finger and BTB domain-containing protein 47 isoform X2, with amino-acid sequence MTSCFTGKSCRPRKLLVEKTTDSPAAEFSLVEDVALHFACLMGRLNEQRLFQPDLCDVDLVLVPQRSVFPAHKGVLAAYSQFFHSLFTQNKQLQRVELSLEALAPGGLQQILNFIYTSKLLVNAANVHEVLSAASLLQMADIAASCQELLDARSLGPPGPSAVALAQPATGCTPAAPPYYCDIKQEADAPGLPKIYAREGPDPYSVRVEDGAGTAGGTVPAAIGPAQPFFKEEKEGGVEEAGGPAGSLCKLEGGEGLEEELGGTGTYSHREQSQIIVEVNLNNQTLHVSTGPEGKPGTTTGPATMVLGREDGLQRHSEDEEEEEEEDEEEEEDEEEEEGGGSGGEEEEEEEEEEGGSQGEEEDEEEEAHSEQEEEEEEEEGHSEQDQESSEEEDEDEEGEAASRQGPAGRRGGRAEPPAHSRMATRSRENARRRGPPEPEEARPRGGKRPKPAPGGASAAARAGPQAADGLGAKVKLEEKQHHPCQKCPRVFNNRWYLEKHMNVTHSRMQICDQCGKRFLLESELLLHRQTDCERNIQCVTCGKAFKKLWSLHEHNKIVHGYAEKKFSCEICEKKFYTMAHVRKHMVAHTKDMPFTCETCGKSFKRSMSLKVHSLQHSGEKPFRCENCNERFQYKYQLRSHMSIHIGHKQFMCQWCGKDFNMKQYFDEHMKTHTGEKPYICEICGKSFTSRPNMKRHRRTHTGEKPYPCDVCGQRFRFSNMLKAHKEKCFRVSHPLAADGPPSSGPGLPPAPPAAAHALPLLPGLPQTLPPPPHLPPPPPLFSTTATSGGRMSANN